Proteins encoded by one window of Halobaculum halobium:
- a CDS encoding RNA-binding domain-containing protein produces MTTVYSVDARIEAPVHDTEVTDRVRDAVEALFPAAEFVSEPGLLVAETHSLDDFSDRLHEQEILDTARREFERNRTDGGFTFSLKKQAAFQGVVNFAVGEPDELGDISVDVTVRSPSVEEYVDHLAPPTEDGAPVDPDRR; encoded by the coding sequence GTGACGACCGTCTACAGCGTCGACGCGCGGATCGAGGCCCCGGTACACGACACCGAAGTGACCGACCGCGTCCGCGACGCTGTCGAGGCGCTGTTCCCCGCCGCGGAGTTCGTCTCCGAGCCTGGGCTGCTCGTCGCCGAGACGCACTCGCTCGACGACTTCTCCGACAGGCTCCACGAGCAGGAGATTCTCGACACCGCGCGCCGGGAGTTCGAGCGCAACCGAACCGACGGCGGCTTCACCTTCAGCCTGAAGAAACAGGCGGCCTTCCAGGGGGTCGTCAACTTCGCCGTCGGCGAGCCCGACGAACTGGGCGACATCTCCGTCGATGTGACCGTCCGGTCCCCGTCGGTCGAGGAGTACGTCGACCACCTCGCGCCGCCGACGGAGGACGGCGCCCCCGTCGACCCGGACCGTCGCTGA
- a CDS encoding magnesium transporter, with protein MPTEWSVRAITRAMLPVLLVLAFVELGSGLVLGSLEDRLLASPSLLVLVPVTIGTAGNLGSILAARLSTAFHLGTLSFDPTDDGLAGNALATVALAVTLFPVIGLGAWALAALVGETTLAPGTVLVVALAAGVALAVLAVAVTLATTYAAYRLSLDPDDVVIPVVTNVCDVLGVVVLFAAVLVFT; from the coding sequence GTGCCGACCGAGTGGTCGGTCCGCGCGATCACCCGCGCGATGCTGCCGGTGTTGCTCGTGCTCGCCTTCGTCGAGTTGGGATCGGGACTGGTGCTCGGCTCGCTGGAGGACCGACTGCTCGCGTCGCCGTCGCTGCTCGTGCTCGTGCCGGTCACGATCGGCACCGCGGGCAACCTCGGCTCGATCTTGGCGGCGCGGCTCTCGACGGCGTTCCACCTCGGGACGCTCTCGTTCGACCCGACTGACGACGGACTCGCGGGCAACGCGCTCGCGACCGTCGCGCTCGCGGTCACGCTGTTCCCGGTCATCGGCCTCGGCGCGTGGGCGCTGGCGGCGCTCGTCGGGGAGACGACGCTGGCGCCGGGAACGGTGCTCGTGGTCGCGCTGGCGGCCGGGGTCGCGCTCGCCGTACTTGCGGTCGCGGTGACGCTCGCGACGACGTACGCGGCCTACCGCCTCTCGCTCGATCCAGACGACGTGGTCATTCCCGTCGTCACGAACGTCTGCGACGTGCTCGGCGTGGTGGTGCTGTTCGCGGCAGTGCTCGTGTTCACGTGA
- a CDS encoding magnesium transporter, with product MGIRETAEEAYRDALPALATSAVGGLLAGVVLGGMRAELRAIEGLLVLVPALLATRGSVFGSFGARISTGLHQGVVEPRVDLGDERLRAAATAALANGVLVSLVAAVLTVSALTLLGSPVAPLPVMLGVALIASVLSGLALTAVVLLVVFAGYRRGHNPDTFVGPVVTTTGDVAGVFFLLVAARTVLALVAALGGGA from the coding sequence ATGGGGATCCGCGAGACGGCCGAAGAGGCGTACCGCGACGCGTTGCCGGCGCTCGCGACGAGCGCGGTCGGCGGACTGCTCGCGGGCGTCGTCCTCGGCGGCATGCGCGCGGAACTCCGGGCAATCGAGGGACTGCTCGTGCTCGTGCCTGCGCTGCTGGCGACTCGCGGGAGTGTGTTCGGGAGCTTCGGCGCTCGGATCTCCACCGGACTCCACCAGGGAGTCGTCGAACCGCGGGTCGATCTCGGCGACGAACGCCTGCGCGCAGCGGCGACAGCCGCGCTCGCAAACGGCGTGCTCGTGTCGCTCGTGGCCGCCGTACTCACCGTTTCGGCGCTGACGCTCCTCGGTAGCCCCGTCGCGCCATTACCGGTGATGCTCGGCGTCGCGCTGATCGCGAGCGTCCTTTCGGGGCTCGCGCTGACGGCCGTCGTCCTGCTGGTCGTGTTTGCGGGCTACCGTCGCGGGCACAACCCCGACACGTTCGTCGGGCCGGTGGTGACGACCACCGGCGACGTGGCCGGCGTGTTCTTCCTACTGGTCGCGGCGCGGACCGTGCTCGCGCTGGTGGCCGCGCTCGGAGGTGGGGCGTAG
- the surE gene encoding 5'/3'-nucleotidase SurE has protein sequence MTDSQAQVLLTNDDGVDSAGLAALYEELRAVATVTVVAPAEDQSGVGRSRSRAVDVDDHEWGHRVHGTPADCVAYALRSLSTDFDLVVSGCNLGPNCGEYIMGHSGTVGAAVEAAYLGVPALAVSAYHREEFFPPAEFTFETPATVTRLLAEHALARGGAAADDGFDAAPDAGSDDGSPSADLATADYLSVNAPVAETPADLRLTEPLEDYAVTVREATDEERDRHGGDWRLESDFWARLDQRDRHPTLEQVADSYPAWSDRAAVVDGDVSVSPLRVPQTPVHSERLDDLVAAVNRDWRAEREAAAAADDD, from the coding sequence ATGACCGATTCGCAGGCGCAGGTGTTGCTGACGAACGACGACGGCGTCGACTCCGCCGGGCTCGCGGCGCTGTACGAGGAACTGCGCGCCGTCGCGACCGTGACCGTCGTCGCGCCCGCCGAGGACCAGTCGGGAGTGGGTCGTTCCCGCTCGCGCGCGGTCGACGTCGACGACCACGAGTGGGGACACAGGGTCCACGGGACTCCCGCCGACTGCGTCGCCTACGCCCTCCGATCGCTTTCGACGGACTTCGATCTGGTCGTCTCCGGCTGCAACCTCGGGCCGAACTGCGGCGAGTACATCATGGGCCACTCGGGCACCGTCGGCGCGGCCGTCGAGGCCGCCTACCTCGGCGTGCCCGCGCTCGCCGTCTCGGCGTACCACCGCGAGGAGTTCTTCCCGCCGGCCGAGTTCACCTTCGAGACGCCCGCGACGGTGACGCGCCTGCTCGCCGAACACGCGCTCGCCCGCGGCGGCGCCGCGGCGGACGACGGCTTCGACGCCGCCCCCGACGCAGGCTCGGACGACGGCTCCCCGAGCGCCGACCTCGCGACAGCTGATTACCTCTCTGTGAACGCTCCTGTCGCCGAGACGCCGGCCGATCTCCGGCTCACCGAACCGCTCGAGGACTACGCCGTGACAGTCCGCGAGGCGACCGACGAGGAGCGCGATCGCCACGGCGGCGACTGGCGCCTGGAGTCGGACTTCTGGGCGCGCCTCGACCAGCGCGACCGGCACCCCACGCTCGAACAGGTGGCCGACTCCTACCCGGCGTGGTCCGACCGCGCGGCCGTCGTCGACGGCGACGTGAGCGTCTCCCCGCTGCGCGTGCCCCAGACACCCGTTCACTCCGAGCGCCTCGACGACCTCGTCGCCGCGGTGAACCGCGACTGGCGCGCCGAACGCGAGGCCGCGGCGGCTGCGGACGACGACTGA
- a CDS encoding MFS transporter, whose amino-acid sequence MGTGAGSRLRALAEYDVLALTALIWFLAKFLRYAFPPLFPVFRDSLGVSSAVLGVAFTAMLAVYAAMQFPSGALADRIGARRVIVAGAVVTGLGALVLAVPVPEPLALGVLVAGMLLVGLGTGVHKTVAVRLLSRLYPGRTGRALGVLDTLGAFGGVAAPAAVVAVAGAAVAGVTLPWLDWHALFLAGAVAAGGFALLFARTVPDPGATDLGTADDGASDGDETDDAGKTTDADGRGGLRRYAALFREPAFAVFVLATVCFSFTYNGAVAFLPLYLTDAAGLPETTASLLYSGLFVVSLVQLVTGDLSDRVGRLPVIAATLALATAGLLALLSVSGVVAVGAAVVAFGLGSHGFRPVRGAYLAAVLPESSAGGGLGAVRTLLMGAGAFAPAVVGGVADVAGFRAAFGVLAVALVGALGLTGVVAVVE is encoded by the coding sequence ATGGGAACCGGCGCCGGATCGCGACTGCGCGCGCTCGCGGAGTACGACGTGCTCGCGCTCACGGCACTCATCTGGTTTCTCGCGAAGTTCCTCCGGTACGCGTTCCCGCCGCTGTTCCCCGTCTTCCGGGACTCGCTGGGCGTCTCCAGCGCGGTCCTCGGCGTCGCCTTCACCGCGATGTTGGCCGTCTACGCCGCGATGCAGTTCCCCAGCGGCGCGCTCGCCGACCGGATCGGCGCGCGGCGAGTCATCGTCGCCGGCGCGGTCGTCACCGGGCTCGGCGCGCTCGTGCTCGCGGTCCCCGTCCCCGAGCCGCTCGCGCTCGGCGTGCTCGTCGCCGGAATGCTGCTCGTCGGGCTCGGAACCGGCGTCCACAAGACCGTCGCCGTCCGGCTGCTCTCGCGGCTGTACCCCGGCCGCACCGGCCGGGCGTTGGGCGTCCTCGACACGCTCGGCGCCTTCGGCGGCGTCGCCGCGCCCGCCGCCGTCGTCGCGGTCGCCGGCGCGGCGGTCGCCGGCGTCACGCTCCCGTGGCTCGACTGGCACGCGCTGTTTCTCGCGGGCGCGGTCGCCGCCGGCGGGTTCGCGCTCCTGTTCGCCCGTACCGTGCCCGATCCGGGAGCGACCGACCTCGGCACGGCCGACGACGGGGCGAGCGACGGCGACGAAACGGACGACGCCGGCAAGACGACCGATGCCGACGGCAGGGGCGGCCTTCGTCGCTACGCGGCGTTGTTTCGCGAGCCAGCGTTCGCCGTCTTCGTGCTCGCGACGGTTTGCTTCTCGTTCACGTACAACGGTGCCGTCGCCTTCCTCCCCCTCTACCTGACTGACGCCGCGGGGCTGCCGGAGACGACCGCCTCGCTGCTGTACTCGGGACTGTTCGTCGTCTCGCTCGTCCAGTTGGTCACGGGCGACCTCTCGGACCGCGTCGGACGGCTCCCGGTGATCGCCGCGACGCTCGCGCTCGCGACGGCCGGCCTCCTCGCGTTGCTCTCGGTCTCGGGCGTCGTCGCCGTCGGCGCGGCGGTGGTCGCGTTCGGCCTCGGCTCGCACGGCTTCCGGCCCGTCCGTGGGGCGTACCTCGCGGCCGTCCTCCCCGAATCGTCGGCCGGCGGCGGCCTCGGCGCCGTTCGGACGCTGTTGATGGGCGCCGGCGCGTTCGCGCCCGCCGTCGTCGGCGGCGTCGCCGATGTGGCCGGGTTCCGCGCCGCCTTCGGCGTGCTCGCCGTCGCGCTGGTCGGGGCGCTGGGGCTCACGGGCGTCGTCGCGGTCGTCGAGTGA
- a CDS encoding cupin domain-containing protein — MSYTRVNYRDVEPAAGAMHFLRDPLECEEVGVTVVDCDPGWTGKEHDHAERNHEEVYLLMDGEATVTVDNEDIHMEPGDAIRIPPESTRQIRNGDDESTLVLAGAP, encoded by the coding sequence GTGTCGTACACCAGAGTCAACTACCGCGACGTGGAGCCGGCTGCGGGCGCGATGCATTTTCTGCGCGACCCGCTGGAGTGCGAGGAGGTCGGCGTCACGGTCGTCGACTGCGACCCCGGATGGACCGGGAAGGAACACGACCACGCAGAGCGCAACCACGAGGAGGTGTACCTCCTGATGGACGGGGAAGCGACCGTGACCGTCGACAACGAAGACATCCACATGGAGCCGGGCGACGCGATCCGGATCCCACCGGAGTCAACGCGGCAGATCCGCAACGGCGACGACGAGAGTACGTTGGTACTCGCCGGCGCGCCCTAG
- a CDS encoding signal recognition particle protein Srp54 yields the protein MVLDDLGSSLRSTMDSLRGKSHIDEDDVQEVVKQIQRSLLSADVDVDLVMELSDSIKTRALEEEPPGGTTARDHVLKIVYEEMVDLIGESTEIPLEEQTIMLAGLQGSGKTTTAAKMAWWFSKKGLRPAVIQTDTFRPGAYDQAKQMSENAEVEFYGDPDSDDPVEIAREGLEATADADVRIVDTAGRHALEDDLIAEIEQIDDAVQPDRSLLVLDAAIGQGAKDQARQFEESIGIDGVVITKLDGTAKGGGALTAVNETGSSIAFLGSGETVQDIERFEPNGFISRLLGMGDLKQLSERVERAMSETQEEDDWDPEDMMEGEFTLKDMRNQMKAMDRMGPLDQVLDMIPGLGGGIMDQLPDDAMDVTQERMRSFEIAMDSMTEEELENPAVIKSDRLERISRGSGVPEERIEELLEQHSMMKRTMDQFGNMGDGDMQRMMKKLQQQGGGGGGGGMGGMGPFG from the coding sequence ATGGTACTCGACGACCTGGGGAGTTCCCTCCGGAGCACCATGGACTCGCTCCGCGGGAAGTCCCACATCGACGAGGACGACGTGCAGGAAGTCGTCAAGCAGATCCAGCGCTCGCTGTTGTCGGCCGACGTCGACGTCGACCTCGTGATGGAACTGTCGGACAGCATCAAGACGCGCGCGCTGGAGGAAGAGCCGCCCGGCGGCACGACCGCCCGCGACCACGTCCTCAAGATCGTCTACGAGGAGATGGTCGACCTCATCGGCGAGTCGACCGAGATCCCCCTCGAAGAGCAGACGATCATGCTCGCCGGCCTGCAGGGGTCGGGGAAGACGACGACGGCCGCCAAGATGGCGTGGTGGTTCTCGAAGAAGGGGCTGCGTCCGGCGGTCATCCAGACCGACACGTTCCGCCCCGGCGCCTACGACCAGGCCAAGCAGATGTCCGAGAACGCCGAAGTCGAGTTCTACGGCGACCCGGACAGCGACGACCCCGTCGAGATCGCCCGCGAGGGGCTGGAGGCGACGGCCGATGCCGACGTGCGCATCGTCGACACCGCCGGCCGCCACGCGCTCGAGGACGACCTCATCGCGGAGATCGAGCAGATCGACGACGCGGTGCAGCCAGACCGCTCGCTGCTCGTGCTCGACGCCGCGATCGGACAGGGAGCGAAGGATCAGGCCCGGCAGTTCGAGGAGTCGATCGGCATCGACGGCGTCGTCATCACGAAGCTCGACGGGACCGCGAAAGGCGGCGGCGCGCTGACGGCCGTCAACGAGACCGGGTCGTCGATCGCGTTCCTCGGCAGCGGGGAGACGGTGCAGGACATCGAGCGCTTCGAGCCGAACGGGTTCATCTCGCGGCTGCTCGGGATGGGCGACCTCAAGCAACTCTCCGAGCGCGTCGAGCGCGCGATGAGCGAGACCCAGGAGGAAGACGACTGGGACCCCGAGGACATGATGGAGGGGGAGTTCACCCTCAAGGACATGCGCAACCAGATGAAGGCGATGGACCGCATGGGCCCCCTCGACCAGGTGCTCGACATGATCCCCGGGCTCGGCGGGGGCATCATGGACCAGCTCCCCGACGACGCGATGGACGTGACCCAAGAGCGCATGCGGAGCTTCGAGATCGCGATGGACTCCATGACCGAGGAGGAGCTCGAAAACCCCGCCGTCATCAAGAGCGACCGCCTCGAACGGATCTCCCGCGGCTCGGGCGTCCCCGAGGAGCGCATCGAAGAGCTGCTCGAACAACACAGCATGATGAAGCGAACGATGGACCAGTTCGGGAACATGGGTGACGGCGACATGCAGCGCATGATGAAGAAGCTGCAACAGCAGGGCGGCGGGGGCGGAGGCGGCGGCATGGGCGGAATGGGCCCGTTCGGGTGA
- a CDS encoding LysE family translocator — MLGLDAATLAAYFIAAGALILVPGQDTLIVLTSGLASRAEGVGAAGGVAVGVLVHAAAAALGLAAVYRALPTAATTVTLLGAAYLCWLAVDTLRRDGFESVSPDSTPDAPSRADGGADAGTAAAGFRRGLVTNVANPKVALFFLAFLPGFAGEGEPATMLALGVVYALLTVAYLGAVGALAGRIGALLTGRSARAVRVASAGVLVALAAALVARVA, encoded by the coding sequence GTGCTCGGGCTCGACGCCGCTACCCTCGCGGCTTACTTCATCGCTGCGGGCGCGCTGATCCTCGTTCCCGGACAGGACACGCTGATCGTTCTCACCAGCGGGCTCGCCTCCCGCGCGGAGGGGGTCGGCGCCGCCGGCGGGGTCGCCGTCGGCGTCCTCGTCCACGCCGCCGCCGCGGCGCTGGGGCTGGCGGCGGTCTATCGCGCGCTGCCGACGGCCGCGACGACCGTGACGCTGCTGGGCGCGGCGTACCTCTGCTGGCTCGCGGTCGACACCCTCCGCAGGGACGGGTTCGAGTCGGTGTCCCCCGACTCGACGCCGGACGCCCCGTCGCGCGCCGACGGCGGGGCCGACGCGGGGACCGCGGCGGCGGGCTTCCGTCGCGGCCTCGTCACGAACGTCGCGAACCCGAAGGTCGCGCTGTTCTTCCTTGCGTTCCTCCCCGGCTTCGCCGGCGAGGGGGAGCCGGCGACGATGCTCGCCCTCGGCGTCGTGTACGCCCTGCTCACCGTCGCGTATCTCGGTGCCGTCGGCGCGCTCGCGGGACGGATCGGCGCACTCCTGACTGGCCGGAGCGCCCGGGCGGTCCGGGTCGCGTCCGCCGGCGTCCTCGTCGCGCTGGCTGCGGCGCTGGTCGCGCGAGTCGCGTGA
- a CDS encoding DUF4382 domain-containing protein encodes MNRREYLRSAAGLAAVGTVGLAGCMGGSGGTGTLATHVSDQPGDIGDFESLVVTVSEVRIQPADGDLITESVDDVTADLTNLQGDKQKLVAQSELEPGEYEHVHLGISNVEGTLSDGSDAAVDTAGEAGLKFQTFVVDGEESETFEIRSDETTSFTADFTPVKQGGSGSYVLRPVADEVTVAYEEVTATTSA; translated from the coding sequence GTGAACCGACGAGAGTATCTCCGGTCGGCGGCCGGTCTCGCCGCGGTGGGGACGGTCGGCCTGGCCGGGTGTATGGGGGGATCGGGCGGAACGGGGACGTTGGCGACACACGTGAGCGACCAGCCGGGCGACATCGGCGACTTCGAATCGCTCGTGGTGACGGTGTCGGAGGTGCGGATCCAGCCCGCTGACGGCGATCTGATCACGGAGTCCGTCGACGACGTGACGGCGGACCTGACGAATCTCCAGGGCGACAAGCAGAAGCTCGTCGCGCAGTCGGAACTGGAGCCGGGCGAGTACGAACACGTCCACCTCGGCATTTCGAACGTCGAGGGGACGCTGTCGGACGGGAGCGACGCGGCCGTCGACACCGCCGGCGAGGCGGGGCTGAAGTTCCAGACGTTCGTCGTCGACGGTGAGGAGTCAGAGACGTTCGAGATCCGAAGCGACGAGACGACCTCCTTCACCGCGGACTTCACGCCGGTCAAGCAGGGCGGCTCCGGCAGTTACGTCCTCCGGCCGGTCGCCGACGAAGTGACCGTCGCCTACGAGGAGGTCACGGCGACGACCTCCGCGTAG
- a CDS encoding M48 family metalloprotease, which translates to MVPIQSGAASSAPELAPPLAFWLLLCLLALVGGAVGSAVARRLSNPVRKYRLLYVGAVLPFGLFAYGLLSILDLGAAVRAALVGTATGTAAVDVFFAELLTMTAAGVVSLVAYAPTIRGVRVVRDIDLGTGRAVLQMARWLLGVSVAFALAFTPFRVGVDSGVSTVVIAVGVVTLVVGVLAASPWLVAALRSTERPVGDDVARIDRLRERAELRDDLIRGVRVLDTDEEETANAFVRGLGPTRRLFVTSTFLDAFDDETAAALLGVQAGRVRSRALARRMGAVVAAAVPLLVAFGAEAPTAPLVAVAGVALVGGLWYARRGIVAADDHAAGLLGADAVADALERYADCHAMEPSRRRVPNPLSANVPLGDRIDRLRARSDGRAPAGGDGDPYAN; encoded by the coding sequence ATGGTCCCCATCCAGTCCGGAGCCGCGTCCTCCGCGCCCGAGCTCGCTCCCCCACTGGCGTTCTGGCTCCTCCTGTGTCTGCTCGCGCTCGTCGGCGGCGCAGTCGGCAGCGCCGTCGCGCGCCGCCTCTCGAACCCCGTCCGGAAGTACCGGCTGCTGTACGTCGGCGCCGTGCTCCCGTTCGGGCTGTTCGCGTACGGCCTCCTGTCGATCCTCGATCTCGGCGCGGCCGTTCGCGCCGCACTCGTCGGCACAGCGACCGGCACCGCCGCGGTTGACGTGTTTTTCGCGGAGCTTCTGACGATGACGGCGGCCGGCGTCGTCTCGCTCGTCGCCTACGCGCCGACGATACGCGGCGTTCGCGTCGTTCGCGACATCGACCTCGGAACCGGCCGGGCGGTCCTCCAGATGGCCCGGTGGCTGCTCGGCGTGAGCGTCGCGTTCGCGCTCGCGTTCACGCCGTTCCGGGTCGGCGTCGATTCGGGCGTCTCGACGGTCGTCATCGCGGTCGGGGTCGTCACGCTCGTGGTCGGCGTGCTCGCGGCGTCGCCGTGGTTGGTCGCGGCGCTTCGGTCGACAGAGCGACCCGTCGGCGACGACGTCGCGCGGATCGACCGCCTCCGCGAGCGCGCCGAGCTCCGCGACGATCTCATCCGCGGCGTTCGCGTGCTCGACACCGACGAGGAGGAGACCGCGAACGCGTTCGTCCGTGGCCTCGGCCCGACCCGGCGGCTGTTCGTGACGAGCACGTTCCTCGACGCTTTCGACGACGAGACCGCCGCCGCGCTGCTCGGGGTGCAGGCCGGTCGGGTCCGGTCGCGAGCGCTCGCCCGTCGGATGGGCGCGGTCGTCGCCGCCGCGGTACCGCTGCTCGTCGCATTCGGCGCCGAGGCACCGACCGCCCCGCTCGTCGCCGTCGCCGGCGTCGCCCTCGTCGGCGGGCTGTGGTACGCTCGGCGTGGGATCGTCGCCGCCGACGACCACGCGGCCGGTCTACTCGGCGCCGACGCCGTCGCCGACGCGTTGGAGCGGTACGCCGACTGCCACGCGATGGAACCGTCGCGGCGGCGTGTGCCGAACCCGCTGTCGGCGAACGTCCCGCTGGGCGACCGGATCGACCGCCTTCGGGCCCGGTCGGACGGACGAGCTCCCGCGGGCGGCGACGGAGACCCCTACGCGAACTGA